One window of Nostoc sp. NIES-3756 genomic DNA carries:
- a CDS encoding VOC family protein, which translates to MNDFELRGINHLALVCRDFQETINFYTVTLGLKLIKNIDLPSGGKHFFIDIGNNDTLAFFWSTKAPESVPGISSVRPDAFLTGDIITAHGSMNHVAFHVPLEKLEEYRTKLIDKGVQATPVLHHTDVPMSSFYFFDPNGILLEFAANLQPLNELNTESQVQ; encoded by the coding sequence ATGAATGACTTTGAACTAAGGGGAATTAATCATTTAGCATTAGTTTGTAGAGACTTTCAGGAAACTATAAATTTTTATACCGTTACGCTTGGACTTAAGTTAATTAAAAATATTGATTTACCATCTGGTGGTAAACATTTTTTCATTGATATTGGAAATAATGACACTTTAGCTTTTTTTTGGTCAACCAAAGCTCCTGAATCTGTACCCGGTATTTCATCAGTGCGTCCAGACGCTTTTTTAACAGGAGATATCATAACAGCTCATGGGTCTATGAACCATGTAGCCTTTCATGTTCCCCTAGAAAAACTAGAAGAGTATAGAACAAAACTTATAGATAAAGGAGTACAAGCAACACCAGTATTGCATCATACAGATGTTCCTATGTCCTCTTTTTATTTTTTTGATCCAAACGGAATACTACTAGAATTTGCTGCTAATCTACAGCCTTTAAACGAATTAAACACTGAGTCGCAAGTTCAATAA
- a CDS encoding two-partner secretion domain-containing protein produces the protein MNKKLNTLYTRIVFSFTSFICFIPICQAQINADNSLQDKTLVNVRGNITFIEGGTQLGNNLFHSFQDFSINNGDIAYFNNALNVQNIISRVTGNSISNINGIIRSNGRANLFIINPNGFFFGNNASLNIGGSFLATTANSIWFSNDINFSANHNPLDPLLKISVPLGLVFTGNSRDIKVQGNGHNINRIANNNLDFITPIDARRFSGLQVQTGNSIALIGGNVSLDGGILSAKNGQVQIGSVQSGYVALEQSDNNINFNFSNVNTFNNIVLTNNSLLFVNSNLGSRNTINIQGKNINVLSGSLVFAQNHGFRTGSIKIRGQALNIQGASNLALSAIYTSNFGATLGESIELDANDITIQGGQIATTTFTNAPSGPIFINSDSLKIFGEVPSYANPDGLGGINTFSYSSGKGGDITAKINNIIIGLDGVLNTIATGSGAGGNLFLDLENLILKDGGASLGSSTFRSGHGGNVFIKSQNIDISGQSPSLRASNITSSTFGNGNAGNIDIGTLNLIISNGGGISSSTLSAGNAGNININSSNSINVVGTNLNSKSPSFIDSSNFLLVDLNLQNLLYRQPPVLIGQAGNIFVNTNIINISNGGLISARNQGLNDAGNIKINANTININNQGEVNATTAIGEGGNITFNSRNLFLNNGIVSATAGGSGNGGNIIVNTGILVGSNNSQIVANAFEGRGGKIQINAPGFFLSSDSRIDSRSQRGIDGTVDINANVFLAQTPVKSQAFQESPQIVSTCQGRSNTKGNNEFIITGTGGLPTSSEQLPDVESTWQANSTENISYIEPTVDNEIIEVQGWVKNSDGSITLTAQANPVSANANQSASSCNYQPKPKV, from the coding sequence ATGAACAAAAAATTAAACACATTATACACAAGAATAGTTTTTTCATTTACAAGTTTTATATGTTTTATTCCAATATGCCAAGCCCAAATTAATGCCGATAATAGCTTGCAAGATAAAACCCTTGTGAATGTACGAGGTAATATTACATTTATTGAAGGTGGAACTCAACTAGGAAACAATCTATTTCATAGTTTTCAAGATTTTTCAATTAATAATGGAGATATTGCTTATTTCAATAATGCTCTTAATGTCCAAAATATTATTAGTAGAGTTACGGGAAATTCTATTTCTAATATCAATGGGATAATCCGAAGTAATGGTCGAGCAAATTTGTTTATTATCAACCCCAACGGATTTTTTTTTGGGAATAATGCTAGTTTAAATATTGGTGGTTCTTTTTTAGCAACTACAGCCAATAGTATTTGGTTTTCTAATGATATAAATTTTAGCGCTAATCATAATCCGCTTGACCCTTTGTTAAAAATTAGCGTTCCTTTAGGGTTGGTTTTTACAGGTAACTCTAGAGATATCAAAGTTCAAGGTAATGGACATAATATAAATAGAATTGCCAATAATAACCTCGATTTTATTACTCCTATAGATGCCAGGAGATTTTCTGGATTACAAGTACAAACAGGAAACAGTATTGCTTTAATAGGAGGAAATGTATCGCTAGACGGTGGTATATTAAGTGCAAAAAATGGACAAGTACAAATTGGCAGTGTGCAGAGTGGATATGTTGCTTTAGAGCAAAGCGATAATAACATAAATTTTAATTTCAGCAATGTCAATACTTTTAACAATATAGTATTAACAAATAATTCTTTATTATTTGTTAATAGCAACTTAGGTTCAAGAAACACTATTAATATTCAGGGTAAAAATATTAATGTTTTAAGTGGCTCATTAGTATTTGCACAGAATCATGGCTTTAGAACTGGCTCTATAAAAATTAGGGGTCAAGCCTTAAATATTCAAGGCGCATCAAATTTAGCTTTAAGCGCAATATATACAAGCAACTTTGGAGCTACTCTTGGAGAGTCTATTGAACTTGACGCAAACGATATAACTATTCAAGGTGGACAAATAGCAACTACTACTTTTACCAATGCTCCTAGTGGGCCAATCTTTATCAATTCAGATTCTTTAAAAATTTTCGGCGAGGTTCCTTCTTATGCTAATCCTGACGGCTTAGGTGGAATAAATACTTTCAGTTATAGTTCTGGAAAGGGCGGAGATATTACAGCTAAAATTAACAATATAATAATAGGACTAGATGGAGTTTTGAATACTATTGCGACTGGTTCAGGTGCGGGAGGAAATTTATTTTTAGACTTGGAAAATCTTATCCTTAAAGACGGCGGAGCTTCATTAGGTTCTAGCACTTTTCGTAGTGGACACGGTGGCAACGTTTTTATTAAAAGTCAGAACATAGATATATCAGGACAATCACCATCATTACGTGCTAGTAATATTACGTCATCAACTTTTGGTAATGGCAACGCTGGCAATATAGACATAGGTACTTTAAATTTAATTATTAGTAATGGAGGAGGTATAAGTAGTAGTACACTTTCTGCGGGAAATGCTGGTAATATTAACATTAACTCAAGTAATTCAATAAATGTAGTAGGTACGAATCTTAATTCAAAATCACCAAGTTTTATTGATTCGTCAAATTTTCTATTGGTCGATCTAAATTTGCAAAATTTATTGTATCGGCAACCTCCTGTACTTATCGGTCAGGCGGGCAATATATTTGTTAATACAAATATTATAAATATAAGTAACGGTGGTTTGATTAGCGCCAGAAATCAAGGGCTTAATGATGCAGGCAATATTAAGATTAATGCGAACACAATAAACATTAACAATCAAGGAGAAGTTAACGCCACCACAGCAATTGGGGAGGGAGGTAATATTACTTTCAATTCTAGAAATTTATTCTTGAACAACGGAATTGTTTCAGCCACGGCAGGAGGTTCGGGCAATGGTGGCAATATTATTGTTAATACAGGCATCCTAGTAGGCTCAAATAACAGCCAAATCGTAGCCAATGCCTTCGAGGGTAGAGGAGGTAAAATCCAAATTAATGCTCCAGGTTTTTTCTTATCATCAGATAGTCGAATAGATTCTAGATCACAAAGAGGGATTGACGGAACAGTTGACATCAATGCAAATGTCTTTTTAGCCCAAACTCCAGTTAAATCACAGGCATTTCAAGAGTCACCGCAGATTGTTTCCACCTGCCAAGGAAGGTCAAATACAAAAGGAAATAATGAATTTATCATTACTGGTACAGGAGGATTACCAACAAGTTCAGAACAATTACCCGATGTTGAATCTACTTGGCAAGCAAACTCGACTGAGAACATCTCTTACATAGAACCAACAGTAGATAATGAAATCATAGAAGTGCAAGGATGGGTAAAAAATTCAGATGGCTCAATCACATTAACTGCCCAAGCAAATCCGGTAAGTGCCAATGCAAATCAATCTGCAAGTTCTTGTAATTATCAACCAAAACCCAAGGTCTGA
- a CDS encoding CHAT domain-containing protein, whose translation MKNQQLLKYLLMVAVSCLLAINEPTSLMAQANDEELQQAQSLIQQGQKQLNQGQASQALQSWQQATQIYRRLQDEQGIKGSLINQSIALQTLGLTPRACNVLIEALKLNSASGICTSPTPSNETTKLFELFDKKTVSSLDLLALQNLGNALRKLGKLTESEAVLSKTLMLSEKQPSFNTSSVLLSLGNTKFSAYKFFKDKYLQVEEPAFRQQISNLSQQKALEAIEIYQQILSQKNITSSIKLQSLVQKLSLLLDYNQWLNNTKSQNPSLKHEQQVQETVNVLLNNSYLFEEVPINESIYSQLNFAKSLNQIPDKTLNSLAIKYALASLRKANSINNKRLISYSSGILGELQPEKAHTYLSEALSIAQSIQAWDIAYRWQQQLGKLYKQQRKNQEAITFYEAAIENLSKVRDNLSTNNLDLQFSFYEKVEPIYRDYIRLLISSSHPQLDKAIQVYEQLQLAELENYLKCGKLEFIPINSIANLKNKPTVINIIDLGESIEVIVRSPNQSLHHHSVNAKTIKINLEDFLNTLQDEEFADIEKSVIITHSQILYQELIAPIKKYLPSSGTLLFTLDNSFQSIPMSLLHDGRDYLFKNYSITTTLGSRIRPPKALLKEQLNALIAGLSQFSPSFHSKNAPPGLKPLPEVEKEVVDVKQQTRGSIKLLNEQFTSDNFQQELKTAKFPIVHVTTHGQFSSDPERTVLLAWDKPINIREFDGWLKVQNNQDPIELLVLSACQTAKGNKRSTLGIAGVAAQAGARTTLASLWLVDTESTAMLVEQFYKGLNNNLSKAEALRQAQLSLLSHPQYQHPYYWAGFVLVGSWL comes from the coding sequence ATGAAAAATCAACAATTGCTCAAGTACCTGCTCATGGTGGCAGTTAGTTGTTTGTTAGCTATCAATGAGCCAACATCATTGATGGCTCAAGCGAATGATGAAGAATTACAACAAGCACAATCACTGATTCAACAAGGACAAAAACAGTTAAATCAAGGACAGGCATCACAAGCATTACAGTCTTGGCAGCAAGCAACGCAAATTTATCGACGGCTTCAAGATGAACAGGGAATAAAAGGCAGTCTGATCAATCAAAGTATCGCATTGCAAACATTAGGTTTAACCCCTCGTGCTTGCAATGTACTGATAGAGGCATTGAAACTAAATTCTGCCTCCGGAATTTGTACTTCTCCAACGCCATCTAATGAAACTACAAAACTGTTCGAGCTATTTGACAAAAAAACAGTCTCATCGCTTGATTTGTTGGCATTACAAAATTTAGGTAATGCACTGCGTAAGTTAGGAAAACTTACTGAATCAGAAGCAGTATTGAGCAAAACTCTTATGCTCTCTGAAAAACAGCCTAGTTTCAATACTAGTTCAGTCTTATTAAGCTTAGGCAATACTAAATTTTCTGCTTATAAATTCTTCAAAGATAAATATCTGCAAGTAGAAGAACCCGCATTCCGCCAACAGATATCCAACTTAAGCCAACAAAAAGCATTAGAAGCGATTGAGATATATCAACAAATTCTTAGCCAGAAGAATATAACTTCTTCTATCAAGTTACAGTCACTCGTACAAAAGTTAAGCTTGTTATTAGATTATAACCAGTGGCTAAATAATACTAAATCTCAAAACCCTTCCCTAAAACATGAGCAGCAAGTTCAAGAGACAGTCAATGTTTTATTAAATAATTCTTATCTATTTGAAGAAGTCCCAATAAATGAATCAATTTATTCTCAATTAAATTTTGCTAAAAGTTTAAATCAAATTCCTGATAAAACACTAAATTCATTAGCTATAAAATATGCCTTAGCAAGTTTACGAAAAGCCAATAGTATAAATAATAAAAGATTAATCTCGTATAGTAGTGGTATTTTAGGAGAGCTACAGCCAGAAAAAGCTCATACTTATTTAAGTGAAGCGCTAAGTATAGCTCAATCGATCCAAGCCTGGGATATAGCCTATCGATGGCAACAACAATTAGGTAAATTGTATAAACAACAAAGAAAGAATCAAGAAGCTATTACATTTTATGAAGCAGCTATTGAAAATTTAAGTAAAGTTAGAGATAACCTTTCCACAAATAATTTAGATTTACAATTCTCATTTTATGAAAAAGTCGAACCTATCTATCGAGATTATATACGCTTACTAATTAGCAGTTCTCATCCTCAACTAGATAAAGCAATTCAAGTTTACGAACAACTGCAATTGGCAGAGTTAGAAAATTACTTAAAATGTGGCAAGCTGGAATTTATACCTATAAATAGTATTGCTAATCTAAAAAATAAGCCGACAGTAATTAATATTATAGACTTAGGTGAAAGCATTGAAGTAATTGTTCGCTCACCAAATCAATCATTACATCACCACTCAGTCAATGCCAAAACTATCAAAATTAATCTTGAAGATTTTTTAAATACTTTACAAGATGAAGAATTTGCTGATATCGAAAAATCTGTAATTATTACTCATTCGCAAATATTGTATCAAGAACTAATTGCACCCATTAAAAAATATTTACCATCATCTGGAACACTGCTTTTTACTCTTGATAATTCTTTCCAAAGTATTCCGATGAGTCTACTTCACGATGGGAGAGATTACTTGTTTAAAAATTATAGTATTACAACCACATTAGGTTCTCGAATCCGACCACCCAAAGCTTTGCTCAAAGAACAGCTAAATGCTCTCATTGCTGGGCTTTCTCAATTTAGTCCTAGTTTTCATTCAAAAAACGCCCCTCCAGGATTAAAACCTTTACCAGAAGTAGAAAAAGAAGTAGTTGATGTTAAACAACAGACTAGAGGATCAATTAAGTTACTAAATGAACAATTTACTAGTGACAATTTTCAACAAGAATTGAAAACGGCTAAATTTCCTATTGTTCATGTGACTACTCACGGTCAGTTTAGTTCTGACCCTGAACGAACAGTACTATTAGCTTGGGACAAACCCATTAACATTCGAGAATTTGATGGCTGGTTGAAAGTCCAAAATAATCAAGACCCTATTGAGTTATTAGTTCTCAGCGCGTGCCAAACTGCTAAAGGTAACAAACGCTCTACTTTAGGCATCGCTGGGGTAGCCGCGCAAGCTGGCGCAAGAACTACACTTGCTTCTTTGTGGTTAGTAGATACTGAATCTACCGCTATGCTTGTTGAGCAATTTTATAAAGGTTTAAACAACAACCTCTCTAAAGCCGAAGCTCTACGACAAGCACAACTAAGTTTACTTTCTCATCCTCAATATCAGCACCCTTATTACTGGGCCGGATTTGTTCTGGTTGGCAGTTGGCTTTGA